A part of Coffea eugenioides isolate CCC68of unplaced genomic scaffold, Ceug_1.0 ScVebR1_2973;HRSCAF=4100, whole genome shotgun sequence genomic DNA contains:
- the LOC113757328 gene encoding PI-PLC X domain-containing protein At5g67130-like, whose protein sequence is MRKRCSNINFISGSRRALNSFAVTGTQNHPFYLLLLILLVPVAFIPATACSTGNCQLLDSCTSATDCGPGLYCGNCPAVGKTQPFCTRGQATIPTSIINGLPFNKYTWLVTHNSFSIVDAPSLTGAQRITFYNQEDTVTNQLRNGVRGLMLDMYDFEDDIWLCHSFRGQCYNFTAFEPAIDTLKEVEAFLNENPTEIVTIIIEDYVHAPKGLTKVFSNAALDKYWFPLSKMPKKGEDWPTVTDMIKDNHRLLVFTSDSSKEATEGIAYQWKHMVENEAGDPGVVPGSCPNRKESKPLNSKSASLFLQNYFPTIPDQNQACKEHSVALIDMINTCYKAAGNVIPNFLAVNFYMRSDGGGVFDAVDRMNGQALCGCTVITACQAGASFGSCKNVPASNTTPATTSPAGSFSGSVQLTGAVAAIQPSRVTSTCICAMSILLLLL, encoded by the exons ATGAGGAAGAGATGCAGCAACATCAACTTCATCAGCGGCAGCAGGAGAGCTCTTAATTCCTTCGCTGTTACGGGAACCCAAAACCATCCGTTTTATCTTTTACTGCTGATACTACTTGTCCCTGTCGCCTTTATCCCCGCTACTGCTTGCTCCACCGGCAATTGCCAG CTCCTGGACTCTTGTACCTCTGCAACTGATTGTGGGCCTGGCTTATATTGTGGAAACTGTCCAGCAGTGGGAAAGACTCAACCTTTCTGCACCAGAGGACAAGCTACCATCCCTACTTCAATT ATCAATGGGCTGCCATTTAATAAATACACATGGCTGGTGACCCACAATTCATTCTCAATTGTGGATGCCCCATCTTTAACGGGTGCTCAAAGGATCACATTTTACAATCAAGAGGATACAGTTACTAATCAACTCAGA AATGGAGTGAGGGGATTGATGCTGGACATGTACGATTTCGAGGATGACATCTGGCTCTGCCACTCGTTTCGTGGCCAGTGTTATAACTTCACTGCCTTT gaGCCCGCGATTGACACCTTAAAGGAAGTGGAAGCATTCTTGAATGAGAACCCAACTGAAATCGTTACCATCATAATTGAGGACTATGTCCATGCCCCCAAAGGCTTGACAAAGGTATTCTCGAATGCTGCGTTGGACAAATATTGGTTTCCGCTTTCCAAGATGCCCAAGAAGGGTGAGGACTGGCCCACTGTTACTGACATGATAAAAGACAATCACCGGTTGCTAGTTTTCACTTCTGATTCCTCCAAAGAAGCTACTGAAGGAATTGCTTATCAGTGGAAGCACATGGTGGAAAATGAAG CTGGAGATCCTGGTGTGGTGCCTGGTTCATGCCCAAACAGAAAGGAATCAAAGCCACTCAACTCGAAAAGTGCATCCCTTTTTCTACAAAATTACTTCCCTACTATTCCAGACCAAAATCAGGCTTGTAAAGAGCATTCAGTTGCCCTTATTGATATGATTAACACCTGTTACAAAGCAGCCGGCAATGTCATACCAAATTTTTTGGCTGTCAACTTTTACATG AGGAGTGATGGCGGAGGTGTTTTCGATGCTGTGGATAGGATGAATGGCCAAGCATTATGTGGATGCACTGTTATCACTGCTTGTCAG GCAGGGGCATCTTTTGGAAGTTGCAAGAATGTTCCCGCCTCTAATACAACTCCAGCTACTACCAGTCCTGCTGGAAGTTTTTCTGGGTCTGTGCAGTTAACAGGAGCTGTTGCAGCAATCCAGCCTTCCCGTGTTACGTCTACGTGCATCTGTGCCATGTCCATCTTGTTGTTGCTATTATGA